From Streptomyces yatensis, one genomic window encodes:
- a CDS encoding mechanosensitive ion channel family protein has translation MEDVLRPLVVIGGSLAITLFIGWAVDWLLRRVDARHPETPLWGHLRRCRLPLQVTVCTALLSGSYDKTQARVVQEHESAIGRLLALVLIAATAWLVVRVSSAVVESSYFRYASSAHDAARVRRVRTQVTLIQRVVAAIVGVVAVSAMLLTFPAMRTVGTSMLASAGILGVVAGVAAQSTLGNLFAGLQIAFGDMVRIGDTVVVDGEWGTVEEITLTFLSVRTWDERRITMPVSYFTNKPFENWSRGGTQKVATVLFHLDHTAPIEEMRERLREIVQKSPAWDGRDWNLVVTDTTPSTIVVRALITARDPDDAWTVRCEVREKMITWLRDAHPHALPRIATAPAAQPPLARLEHERGRDLHDRHGGHDRLARFEDGLRKDTPRTR, from the coding sequence ATGGAGGACGTGCTGCGTCCGCTCGTCGTCATCGGCGGCTCACTGGCCATCACGCTGTTCATCGGCTGGGCCGTCGACTGGCTGCTGCGGAGGGTCGATGCCCGGCATCCCGAGACCCCCTTGTGGGGCCATCTGCGGCGCTGCCGGCTTCCGCTGCAGGTGACCGTGTGCACGGCGCTGCTGAGCGGTTCGTACGACAAGACGCAGGCGAGGGTTGTCCAGGAGCATGAGTCGGCGATCGGCAGGCTGCTCGCGCTGGTGCTGATCGCGGCGACGGCGTGGCTCGTGGTGCGGGTCTCCTCGGCGGTCGTGGAGTCCTCCTACTTCCGCTACGCCTCCAGTGCGCACGACGCCGCGCGGGTGCGCCGGGTGCGCACCCAGGTGACGCTGATCCAGCGGGTGGTGGCCGCGATCGTCGGCGTGGTGGCGGTCTCCGCCATGCTGCTGACCTTCCCGGCGATGCGCACGGTCGGCACCTCCATGCTGGCCTCCGCCGGGATCCTCGGTGTGGTCGCCGGTGTCGCCGCCCAGTCCACGCTGGGGAACCTCTTCGCGGGGCTGCAGATCGCCTTCGGCGACATGGTGCGGATCGGCGACACGGTGGTCGTGGACGGCGAGTGGGGCACGGTCGAGGAGATCACGCTGACCTTCCTGTCCGTACGGACCTGGGACGAGCGCCGGATCACCATGCCGGTGTCGTACTTCACAAACAAGCCGTTCGAGAACTGGTCGCGGGGCGGCACCCAGAAGGTGGCCACCGTCCTGTTCCACCTCGACCACACGGCGCCGATCGAGGAGATGCGAGAGCGGCTGCGCGAGATCGTGCAGAAGTCCCCGGCCTGGGACGGCCGGGACTGGAACCTGGTGGTGACGGACACCACCCCGAGCACCATCGTGGTGCGGGCGCTGATCACCGCGCGGGACCCGGACGACGCCTGGACCGTGCGCTGCGAGGTGCGCGAGAAGATGATCACGTGGCTGCGGGACGCCCATCCGCACGCCCTGCCGCGCATCGCCACCGCCCCGGCCGCCCAGCCCCCGCTGGCACGGCTGGAGCACGAGCGGGGCCGAGACCTCCACGACCGCCACGGCGGTCACGACCGTCTCGCCCGCTTCGAGGACGGGCTCCGCAAGGACACCCCGCGCACACGGTGA
- a CDS encoding dienelactone hydrolase family protein has translation MTAVADTSTIVLFHSAYGLRPAVQEAADRLRAAGHEVVVPDLYEGQTAETVEDGMVIKERIGRDELLKRAITAAAPYSDRGLVYAGFSLGGALAQNLALADDKARGLLLLHGTSDIADDTTVDELPVQLHVADPDPFEPHDWLNAWYLRMRRAGADVEVFRYAGAGHIFTDPELPDYDKEAAEATWRVALGFLADL, from the coding sequence GTGACAGCGGTGGCCGATACCTCGACGATTGTTCTGTTCCACTCCGCGTACGGGCTGCGGCCCGCCGTACAGGAGGCGGCCGACCGACTGCGTGCGGCCGGGCACGAGGTGGTCGTGCCGGACCTGTACGAGGGGCAGACCGCCGAAACCGTCGAGGACGGCATGGTGATCAAGGAGCGGATCGGCCGCGACGAGCTGCTGAAACGGGCCATCACCGCCGCCGCGCCCTACTCGGACCGCGGGCTGGTCTACGCCGGTTTCTCGCTCGGCGGCGCCCTGGCGCAGAACCTGGCGCTGGCCGACGACAAGGCGCGCGGACTGCTTCTGCTGCACGGCACTTCGGACATCGCCGACGACACCACGGTCGATGAGCTGCCGGTGCAGCTGCACGTGGCCGACCCCGACCCGTTCGAGCCACACGACTGGCTCAACGCCTGGTACCTGCGGATGCGGCGGGCCGGCGCCGATGTGGAGGTCTTCCGCTACGCCGGGGCCGGCCACATCTTCACCGACCCCGAGCTGCCGGACTACGACAAGGAGGCCGCCGAGGCCACCTGGCGGGTGGCGCTCGGCTTCCTGGCCGACCTCTGA
- a CDS encoding alkaline phosphatase D family protein yields MSSAVTDLHISRRSAVTAAAAAAALLPLVPGPAAHAGSGPAFLHGIASGDPLPDGILLWTRITPAPDAVPGSGLGPAIEVTWEVAEDRDFRSVVARGTVKAAAGTDHTVKADVRGLRPATDYFYRFGVDGGVRSPVGRTRTTPAHDTAADGVRFGVVSCANWEAGWFSPYRHLAARTDLDAVLHLGDYIYEYQSGEYPETKDVIRPHAPTHEIVTLADYRVRHGNYKTDPDAQALHAALPLIAIWDDHEFANDAWSGGAENHTPGTEGAWAQRVAAAKQAYFEWMPVRPSTQGTTYRRLRYGTLADLHLLDLRSFRSQQAATGSGDVDAPERTLTGRAQLDWLKSGLTASDTTWRLVGNSVMISPVAFGALPAELLSPLAELLGLPKGGLAINTDQWDGYTDDRRELLAHLTDHAIGNTVFLTGDIHMAWANDVPVKAATYPLSRSAATEFVVTSVTSDNLDDLLHVAPQTVSLAAAAAIRAANRHVKWVDMDSHGYGVLDVTPQRAQMDYYTVSDKTDRNATTAWARSYRTQAGSQRVERADAPVR; encoded by the coding sequence ATGTCCTCGGCCGTGACCGACCTCCACATCTCGCGCCGCAGCGCCGTCACGGCCGCGGCGGCTGCCGCCGCCCTGCTGCCCCTCGTCCCCGGACCCGCCGCCCACGCCGGCTCCGGGCCCGCCTTCCTGCACGGCATCGCCTCGGGTGACCCGCTGCCCGACGGGATCCTGCTGTGGACCCGTATCACGCCCGCCCCCGACGCCGTGCCCGGTTCGGGGCTCGGCCCGGCCATCGAGGTGACCTGGGAGGTCGCCGAGGACCGGGACTTCCGCTCGGTCGTCGCCCGCGGCACCGTCAAGGCCGCCGCCGGCACCGACCACACCGTCAAGGCCGATGTGCGCGGGCTGCGCCCCGCCACCGACTACTTCTACCGCTTCGGCGTGGACGGCGGCGTCCGCTCCCCCGTCGGGCGCACCCGCACCACCCCCGCGCACGACACCGCGGCCGACGGGGTCCGCTTCGGCGTGGTCTCCTGCGCCAACTGGGAGGCGGGCTGGTTCTCCCCGTACCGCCATCTGGCCGCCCGTACCGACCTGGACGCGGTGCTCCATCTCGGCGACTACATCTACGAGTACCAGAGCGGCGAATACCCGGAGACAAAGGACGTCATCCGCCCGCACGCCCCCACCCACGAGATCGTCACGCTCGCCGACTACCGCGTCCGGCACGGGAACTACAAGACCGACCCCGACGCCCAGGCGCTGCACGCCGCGCTCCCCCTGATCGCGATATGGGACGACCACGAGTTCGCCAACGACGCCTGGTCCGGCGGGGCGGAGAACCACACGCCCGGCACCGAGGGGGCGTGGGCCCAGCGGGTGGCCGCCGCCAAGCAGGCGTACTTCGAGTGGATGCCGGTGCGCCCCTCCACCCAGGGCACCACCTACCGGCGGCTGCGCTACGGCACCCTCGCCGATCTCCATCTGCTCGACCTGCGCTCGTTCCGCTCCCAGCAGGCGGCCACCGGCAGCGGCGACGTGGACGCCCCGGAGCGCACCCTGACCGGCCGCGCCCAGCTGGACTGGCTGAAGTCGGGCCTGACCGCCTCGGACACCACCTGGCGGCTGGTGGGCAACTCGGTGATGATCTCACCGGTCGCCTTCGGGGCCCTCCCCGCCGAGCTGCTGAGCCCGCTCGCCGAGCTGCTGGGGCTGCCCAAGGGCGGGCTGGCCATCAACACCGACCAGTGGGACGGCTATACGGACGACCGGCGCGAGCTGCTCGCCCACCTCACCGACCACGCGATCGGCAACACGGTCTTCCTCACCGGTGACATCCACATGGCGTGGGCCAACGACGTACCGGTGAAGGCCGCCACCTATCCGCTCTCCCGGTCGGCCGCGACCGAGTTCGTGGTCACCTCGGTGACCTCGGACAACCTCGACGATCTGCTCCATGTGGCACCGCAGACGGTGTCCTTGGCCGCGGCCGCCGCGATCCGGGCCGCCAACCGCCATGTGAAGTGGGTGGACATGGACTCGCACGGCTACGGCGTGCTCGATGTCACCCCTCAGCGGGCCCAGATGGACTACTACACCGTCTCCGACAAGACCGATCGCAACGCCACGACCGCCTGGGCGCGGTCCTACCGCACCCAGGCGGGCAGCCAGCGGGTCGAGCGCGCCGACGCACCCGTGCGCTGA
- a CDS encoding thioredoxin domain-containing protein, giving the protein MSNRNNQQNKQAARERLRAERERQAKKDRMRRQLFVGGAVVAVLAIAGGIGYAVTNMDSSDDANQKWRAAAEKKTFAKPAHTSGSQGTTVVIGDKKAKNTLHVYEDMRCPVCAQFEKFTGPTVLKDIKDGTYKAQFTMGTFLDDNKQMPGAGSKNALSALGAALNVSPQAFLDYKEALYAPKNHPQETDDAFANDQKLIDVAQQVKELKGNTAFEKAVKNGTYDRWALAMSKSFNDTKDVDATPTFKLNGKKLEVGQNPPMTPDQFTPLVKQNLEK; this is encoded by the coding sequence ATGAGCAACCGCAACAACCAGCAGAACAAGCAGGCCGCGCGCGAGCGGCTGCGCGCCGAGCGCGAGCGCCAGGCCAAGAAGGACCGGATGCGGCGCCAACTGTTCGTCGGCGGCGCGGTCGTCGCGGTCCTCGCGATAGCCGGCGGCATCGGCTACGCCGTCACCAACATGGACTCGTCGGACGACGCCAACCAGAAGTGGCGGGCGGCGGCCGAGAAGAAGACGTTCGCGAAGCCCGCCCACACCAGCGGCTCCCAGGGCACGACGGTCGTCATCGGCGACAAGAAGGCCAAGAACACCCTGCACGTCTACGAGGACATGCGCTGCCCGGTCTGTGCCCAGTTCGAGAAGTTCACCGGCCCGACCGTGCTCAAGGACATCAAGGACGGCACCTACAAGGCGCAGTTCACCATGGGCACCTTCCTCGACGACAACAAGCAGATGCCCGGCGCCGGCTCGAAGAACGCGCTGAGCGCGCTCGGCGCGGCGCTCAACGTCAGCCCGCAGGCGTTCCTGGACTACAAGGAGGCGCTGTACGCGCCGAAGAACCACCCCCAGGAGACCGATGACGCCTTCGCGAACGACCAGAAGCTGATCGACGTCGCCCAGCAGGTCAAGGAGCTGAAGGGCAACACGGCCTTCGAGAAGGCCGTGAAGAACGGCACCTACGACCGGTGGGCGCTGGCCATGTCCAAGTCGTTCAACGACACCAAGGACGTCGACGCCACCCCGACCTTCAAGCTCAACGGGAAGAAGCTGGAGGTGGGCCAGAACCCGCCGATGACCCCGGACCAGTTCACCCCGCTCGTCAAGCAGAACCTCGAGAAGTAG
- a CDS encoding thioredoxin domain-containing protein: MWPGQQPPGGEQNPQQNPYQQPEHPQPGHPPPPAQPPGFPPAPPPPGPGGGPWGGAPAPADPQRKAGLTAVVAVTVAAAVVAGVLLITDDDKGSGGGSSDDVVQGPPGVPGPDGSGGSQGPGNLVAPAHSSGPGGTTVVIGEADAGHTLDVYEDLRCPPCASFDQAVGPTIAKDIKAGKYKVSFHFAAIIDKSMGGSGSANALSALGAALDVSTDTFLDYKAALMSPKNHPEESKDSYADDNELLTISQEVYALKTNASFREALREGTYDPWAKKMIADFDASGVNGTPTVKLDGSQLTGSGGSTPMTATEFTEAVDKQLKGG; the protein is encoded by the coding sequence ATGTGGCCTGGACAGCAGCCGCCGGGGGGCGAGCAAAACCCGCAGCAGAACCCGTACCAGCAGCCGGAGCACCCGCAGCCGGGTCATCCGCCGCCTCCGGCCCAGCCGCCGGGCTTCCCGCCCGCTCCCCCGCCGCCCGGGCCGGGCGGCGGGCCCTGGGGCGGCGCTCCCGCCCCGGCGGACCCGCAGCGCAAGGCCGGGCTGACGGCCGTGGTGGCGGTGACGGTGGCCGCCGCGGTGGTCGCGGGCGTTCTCCTGATCACGGATGACGACAAGGGCTCCGGGGGCGGCTCATCGGACGATGTCGTCCAGGGCCCGCCGGGAGTCCCGGGCCCGGACGGCTCCGGTGGCTCACAGGGCCCGGGAAACCTCGTCGCGCCCGCCCACAGCTCCGGTCCCGGCGGCACCACCGTGGTGATCGGCGAGGCCGATGCCGGGCACACCCTCGACGTCTACGAGGACCTGCGCTGCCCGCCGTGCGCCTCCTTCGACCAGGCGGTCGGGCCGACCATCGCCAAGGACATCAAGGCCGGCAAGTACAAGGTCTCGTTCCACTTCGCCGCCATCATCGACAAGAGCATGGGCGGCAGCGGCTCCGCGAACGCCCTGAGCGCCCTCGGAGCGGCCCTGGACGTGAGCACCGACACCTTCCTCGACTACAAGGCCGCCCTGATGTCGCCGAAGAACCACCCCGAGGAGAGCAAGGACTCCTACGCCGACGACAACGAGCTGCTGACCATCTCCCAGGAGGTGTACGCGCTCAAGACGAACGCCTCCTTCCGGGAGGCGCTGCGCGAGGGCACCTACGACCCCTGGGCGAAGAAGATGATCGCCGACTTCGACGCCTCCGGGGTGAACGGCACCCCCACCGTCAAGCTCGACGGCTCCCAGCTGACCGGAAGCGGCGGCTCCACGCCGATGACCGCGACGGAGTTCACGGAAGCGGTGGACAAGCAGCTCAAGGGCGGTTAG
- a CDS encoding DUF2252 domain-containing protein codes for MSNQQTQAEQRGEHILAVFDTAFGELLAADPAAFRVKFRKMAASAFAFYRGTACLFYSDVERERAGGPYLDDRTSRVWIHGDLHAENFGTYMDANGRLIFNVNDFDEAYVGPFTWDLKRFAASVALIGYTKALSDDKISELVRTYAGAYRERIHALATGAKNDEVPPFTLETAEGPLLDALRDARSLTRFGLLDSMTEIRDFERRFTAGGGSIELDAATRYKVLAAFDGYLETLPESSLSRPDSYRVKDVVGRRGIGIGSAGLPSYNILLEGNSDALENDVVIYMKQGQTPAVSRHITDEQVRSYFHHEGHRTVISQRALQAHADPWLGWTELDGAGQLVAEVSPYAVDLDWSDIDDPAEIAAVVADLGRATATMHAAADDQSGHSLVPFSTERAIDAVIAADEDGFADLLVDFAHSYGARARADHQIFVDLFRNGRIPGL; via the coding sequence ATGTCGAACCAGCAGACCCAGGCGGAACAGCGCGGCGAGCACATCCTCGCCGTATTCGACACCGCCTTCGGCGAGCTGCTCGCCGCCGACCCGGCCGCCTTCCGCGTCAAGTTCCGGAAGATGGCCGCCTCGGCGTTCGCGTTCTACCGCGGCACCGCCTGCCTGTTCTATTCCGATGTGGAGCGGGAGCGCGCCGGCGGGCCGTACCTGGACGACCGCACCAGCCGGGTGTGGATCCATGGCGACCTCCACGCCGAGAACTTCGGCACCTACATGGACGCCAACGGCCGGCTGATCTTCAATGTGAACGACTTCGACGAGGCCTACGTCGGCCCCTTCACCTGGGACCTGAAGCGCTTCGCCGCCTCCGTGGCGCTCATCGGCTACACCAAGGCGCTCAGCGACGACAAGATCTCCGAGCTGGTGCGGACGTACGCCGGCGCCTACCGCGAGCGCATCCACGCCCTGGCCACCGGCGCCAAGAACGACGAGGTGCCGCCCTTCACCCTGGAGACCGCCGAGGGTCCGCTGCTGGACGCGCTGCGTGACGCCCGCTCGCTGACCCGCTTCGGGCTGCTGGACTCGATGACCGAGATCCGCGACTTCGAGCGCCGCTTCACGGCCGGCGGCGGGTCCATCGAGCTGGACGCGGCCACCCGCTACAAGGTCCTGGCCGCCTTCGACGGCTATCTGGAGACGCTCCCCGAGTCCAGTCTCTCGCGCCCGGACTCCTACCGCGTCAAGGATGTCGTGGGCCGCCGGGGCATCGGCATCGGCAGCGCCGGGCTCCCCTCGTACAACATCCTCCTGGAGGGCAACAGCGACGCCCTGGAGAACGATGTGGTGATCTACATGAAGCAGGGGCAGACCCCGGCGGTCTCCCGGCACATCACCGACGAGCAGGTGCGGTCGTACTTCCACCACGAGGGCCACCGCACGGTGATCTCCCAGCGCGCGCTGCAGGCCCACGCCGACCCGTGGCTGGGCTGGACCGAGCTGGACGGGGCCGGGCAGCTGGTCGCCGAGGTGTCGCCGTACGCGGTGGACCTCGACTGGTCCGACATCGACGACCCGGCCGAGATCGCGGCGGTCGTGGCCGACCTGGGGCGGGCGACGGCCACCATGCACGCGGCCGCCGACGACCAGAGCGGCCACTCGCTGGTGCCGTTCTCCACCGAGCGCGCCATCGACGCGGTGATCGCCGCCGACGAGGACGGCTTCGCCGACCTCCTGGTGGACTTCGCGCACTCCTACGGTGCCCGCGCCCGGGCCGACCACCAGATCTTCGTGGACCTGTTCCGCAACGGCCGCATCCCCGGGCTCTGA
- the dnaE gene encoding DNA polymerase III subunit alpha, whose protein sequence is MTKPPFTHLHVHTQYSLLDGAARLKDMFNACNEMGMTHIAMTDHGNLHGAYDFYQQATGAGVTPIIGIEAYVAPESRRYKRRVQWGQPHQKRDDVSGSGGYTHKTIWASNKTGLHNLFRLSSDAYMEGYFVKWPRMDKETIAQWSEGLIASTGCPSGELQTRLRLGQFDEALKAASEYQDIFGKDRYFLELMDHGIEIERRVRDGLLEIGKKLDIPPLVTNDSHYTYSREATAHDALLCVQTGKNLSDPDRFRFDGTGYYLKSTEEMYAIDSSDAWQEGCRNTLLVAEQIDATGWFEKRDLMPRFDVPEGYTEVTWFQEEVKKGMARRFPGGVPEDRQKLAEYEMDVIIQMGFPGYFLVVADFIMWAKNNGIAVGPGRGSAAGSIVSYAMGITDLDPVEHGLIFERFLNPERVSMPDVDIDFDERRRGEVIRYVTEKYGHDKVAQIGTYGTIKAKNAIKDSARVLGYPYAMGDRITKAMPADVLGKGIPLSGITDEKHPRYSEAGEVRGMYENEPDVKKVIDTARGIEGLVRQMGVHAAGVIMSSETVTDHVPVFSPKNDGQVVTQWDYPTCESLGLLKMDFLGLRNLTIMDDAVKMVRANKGIDLKLLDLSLDDPKTFELLCRGDTLGVFQFDGGPMRSLLRMMKPDNFEDISAVSALYRPGPMGMNSHINYALRKNGQQEITPIHPELEEPLKEVLGITYGLIVYQEQVQKAAQVLAGYSLGQADLLRRAMGKKKQEVLDKEFVPFQKGMRERNYSDEAIQAVWDVLVPFAGYAFNKAHSSAYGLVTYWTAYLKANYPAEYMAALLTSVRDDKDKSAVYLNECRRMGIKVLPPNVNESEANFTAQGDDVILFGLTAVRNVGQNVVEAIIRGRKAKGKYASFPDYLDKVEAVVCNKRTTESLIKAGAFDEMGHTRKGLTAHYEALIDNVVAVKRKEAEGQFDLFGGMAGDGGDGEGPGFGLDVEFSDVEWEKTYLLAQEREMLGLYVSDHPLFGIEHVLNEKADAAISALTGGEHADGAIVTIGGIISGLQRKMTKQGNAWAIATVEDLAGSIECMFFPATYQLVSTQLVEDAVVFVKGRLDKREDVPRLVAMELMVPDLSEASANAPVTITIPTVKVTPPLVEKLGEVLTHHRGATEVRIKLQGARKTTVLRLDRHRVTADPALFGDLKVLLGASCLAG, encoded by the coding sequence GTGACCAAGCCGCCCTTCACGCACCTGCATGTCCATACCCAGTACTCGCTGCTGGACGGTGCGGCGCGGCTCAAGGACATGTTCAACGCGTGCAACGAGATGGGCATGACCCACATCGCCATGACCGACCATGGCAACCTCCACGGTGCGTACGACTTCTACCAGCAGGCGACGGGCGCCGGGGTCACGCCGATCATCGGGATCGAGGCGTATGTGGCGCCCGAGTCGCGGCGCTACAAGCGGCGTGTCCAGTGGGGCCAGCCGCATCAGAAGCGCGATGACGTCTCCGGTTCCGGTGGTTACACCCACAAGACCATCTGGGCGTCGAACAAGACCGGTCTGCACAACCTCTTCCGGCTCTCCTCGGACGCCTATATGGAGGGCTATTTCGTCAAGTGGCCGCGGATGGACAAGGAGACCATCGCCCAGTGGTCCGAGGGCCTGATCGCCTCCACCGGCTGCCCCTCGGGCGAGCTGCAGACCCGGCTGCGGCTCGGCCAGTTCGACGAGGCGCTCAAGGCCGCCTCCGAGTACCAGGACATCTTCGGCAAGGACCGGTATTTCCTGGAGCTGATGGACCACGGCATCGAGATCGAGCGCCGGGTCCGGGACGGGCTGCTGGAGATCGGCAAGAAGCTGGACATCCCGCCGCTGGTCACCAATGACTCGCACTACACGTACTCCCGCGAGGCGACGGCCCATGACGCGCTGCTGTGCGTCCAGACCGGCAAGAACCTCTCCGATCCGGACCGCTTCCGCTTCGACGGCACCGGCTATTACCTGAAGTCCACGGAGGAGATGTACGCCATCGACTCCTCGGACGCCTGGCAGGAGGGCTGCCGCAACACCCTGCTGGTCGCCGAGCAGATCGACGCCACCGGCTGGTTCGAGAAGCGCGACCTGATGCCGCGGTTCGACGTCCCCGAGGGGTATACCGAGGTCACCTGGTTCCAGGAGGAGGTCAAGAAGGGGATGGCCCGCCGCTTCCCCGGCGGCGTCCCCGAGGACCGTCAGAAGCTCGCCGAGTACGAGATGGACGTCATCATCCAGATGGGGTTCCCGGGCTACTTCCTCGTGGTCGCCGACTTCATCATGTGGGCCAAGAACAACGGCATCGCGGTCGGCCCCGGCCGTGGCTCCGCGGCCGGTTCGATCGTCTCGTACGCGATGGGCATCACCGACCTCGACCCGGTCGAGCACGGGCTGATCTTCGAGCGGTTCCTCAACCCCGAGCGTGTGTCCATGCCCGATGTCGACATCGACTTCGACGAGCGTCGGCGCGGTGAGGTCATCCGGTACGTCACCGAGAAATACGGCCATGACAAGGTCGCCCAGATCGGCACCTACGGCACCATCAAGGCCAAGAACGCCATCAAGGACTCGGCCCGCGTGCTCGGCTATCCGTACGCGATGGGCGACCGCATCACCAAGGCCATGCCCGCCGACGTCCTCGGCAAGGGCATCCCGCTCTCCGGCATCACCGATGAGAAGCACCCCCGCTACAGCGAGGCGGGCGAGGTGCGCGGGATGTATGAGAACGAGCCGGATGTGAAGAAGGTCATCGACACCGCGCGCGGTATCGAGGGCCTGGTGCGCCAGATGGGTGTGCACGCCGCCGGCGTGATCATGTCGAGCGAGACGGTGACCGACCACGTCCCGGTCTTCTCGCCGAAGAACGACGGCCAGGTCGTGACCCAGTGGGACTACCCCACCTGTGAGTCGCTCGGCCTGCTGAAGATGGACTTCCTGGGCCTGCGCAACCTCACCATCATGGACGACGCCGTCAAGATGGTGCGCGCCAACAAGGGCATCGATCTGAAGCTGCTCGATCTGTCCCTGGACGACCCCAAGACCTTCGAACTGCTCTGCCGCGGTGACACCCTCGGCGTCTTCCAGTTCGACGGCGGCCCCATGCGGTCCCTGCTGCGCATGATGAAGCCCGACAACTTCGAGGACATTTCCGCCGTCTCGGCCCTCTACCGGCCGGGCCCGATGGGCATGAACTCGCACATCAACTACGCGCTGCGGAAGAACGGGCAGCAGGAGATCACCCCGATCCACCCCGAGCTGGAGGAGCCGCTCAAGGAGGTCCTGGGCATCACCTACGGCCTCATCGTGTACCAGGAGCAGGTGCAGAAGGCCGCCCAGGTGCTCGCCGGCTATTCGCTCGGCCAGGCCGACCTGCTCCGCCGGGCCATGGGCAAGAAGAAGCAGGAGGTCCTGGACAAGGAGTTCGTGCCCTTCCAGAAGGGCATGCGCGAGCGGAACTACTCCGACGAGGCCATCCAGGCGGTGTGGGACGTCCTGGTCCCGTTCGCCGGATACGCGTTCAACAAGGCGCACTCCTCCGCGTACGGCCTGGTCACCTACTGGACCGCGTACCTCAAGGCCAACTACCCCGCCGAGTACATGGCGGCACTGCTCACCTCGGTGCGTGACGACAAGGACAAGTCGGCGGTCTATCTGAACGAGTGCCGTCGCATGGGCATCAAGGTGCTGCCGCCGAACGTCAATGAGTCCGAGGCCAACTTCACCGCTCAGGGTGATGATGTGATCCTCTTCGGTCTCACGGCGGTCCGGAACGTCGGTCAGAACGTGGTGGAAGCGATCATCCGTGGCCGTAAGGCCAAGGGGAAGTACGCCTCGTTCCCGGACTACCTGGACAAGGTCGAGGCGGTGGTGTGCAACAAGCGCACCACGGAATCGCTGATCAAGGCGGGCGCCTTCGACGAGATGGGCCACACCCGTAAGGGGCTCACGGCGCACTACGAGGCGCTGATCGACAATGTCGTCGCGGTCAAGCGCAAGGAGGCCGAGGGGCAGTTCGACCTCTTCGGCGGCATGGCCGGTGACGGCGGGGACGGCGAAGGCCCGGGCTTCGGCCTGGACGTCGAGTTCTCTGACGTCGAATGGGAGAAGACCTATCTGCTGGCCCAGGAGCGGGAGATGCTGGGCCTGTATGTCTCCGACCATCCGCTGTTCGGCATCGAGCATGTGCTGAACGAGAAGGCGGATGCGGCGATCTCCGCGCTCACCGGGGGTGAGCACGCGGACGGCGCGATCGTCACCATCGGCGGCATCATCTCCGGTCTGCAGCGCAAGATGACCAAACAGGGCAACGCCTGGGCCATCGCCACCGTGGAGGACCTGGCCGGCTCCATCGAGTGCATGTTCTTCCCGGCCACCTACCAGCTGGTCTCCACCCAGCTCGTCGAGGACGCGGTGGTCTTCGTCAAGGGCCGCCTCGACAAGCGCGAGGACGTGCCCCGGCTGGTCGCCATGGAGCTGATGGTCCCCGATCTGTCCGAGGCGTCGGCCAACGCGCCCGTGACGATCACCATTCCCACGGTCAAGGTCACCCCGCCGCTGGTCGAGAAGCTGGGCGAGGTGCTCACCCACCACCGCGGCGCCACCGAGGTGCGGATCAAGCTCCAAGGGGCGCGGAAGACCACCGTGCTGCGGCTGGACCGGCACCGCGTCACCGCCGATCCGGCGCTCTTCGGGGATCTCAAGGTGCTGTTGGGGGCGTCCTGCCTGGCCGGATGA